In Thiovibrio frasassiensis, one DNA window encodes the following:
- a CDS encoding spermidine synthase — MIPWELLESAPVPGGSETLHLYRRGTEFAIRVDGNELMNSRAHGSEEALAELACARLHTRPAPFVLIGGLGMGYTVAAALKHLSSQARVVVAELVPAVIAWNRGPLAGLAGHPLKDIRVSVREIDVARILQTEQQAYDAILLDVDNGPDGLTRPGNDWLYTRAGLTAAHGALKPSGVLAVWSASPEPAFSRLLRQTGFTVEEITARARGSKGGSRHMIWLAERGR; from the coding sequence ATGATCCCTTGGGAGTTGCTGGAGAGCGCCCCGGTTCCGGGAGGCAGCGAAACGCTGCACCTCTACCGGCGGGGCACGGAGTTTGCCATCCGGGTGGATGGCAACGAGCTGATGAACAGCCGGGCCCACGGCTCGGAGGAGGCCCTGGCCGAGCTGGCCTGCGCCCGGTTGCACACCCGCCCCGCGCCCTTCGTCCTGATCGGCGGCCTGGGCATGGGCTATACCGTGGCGGCGGCGCTCAAACACCTGAGCAGCCAGGCCCGGGTGGTGGTGGCCGAGCTGGTTCCGGCAGTGATTGCTTGGAACCGGGGGCCGCTTGCCGGTCTGGCCGGACATCCCCTGAAGGATATCCGCGTCTCGGTGCGGGAGATTGATGTCGCCCGGATTTTACAAACGGAACAACAGGCCTACGACGCCATCCTCCTCGATGTGGACAACGGTCCCGATGGGTTGACCCGCCCCGGCAACGACTGGCTCTACACCCGGGCCGGATTGACCGCCGCCCATGGTGCCCTGAAACCCTCAGGTGTTTTGGCTGTCTGGTCCGCCAGCCCCGAACCCGCCTTTTCCCGATTGCTGCGCCAGACCGGATTTACGGTGGAGGAAATCACCGCCCGCGCACGGGGAAGCAAAGGCGGCAGTCGGCACATGATCTGGCTTGCCGAACGTGGGAGATAA
- a CDS encoding prenyltransferase/squalene oxidase repeat-containing protein encodes MARQVDHGALRDFVAKRRKESGGYGATPRLPATIQDTFQAVALTMVLGDAVPTPQAEPALADYLARMLAVPWLGIDTTFRLLTTCHICGVAIDGARVRAHLAACLSSDTSLATRYYVRRIAREILAEELDLPGLQRSLFLPAPCAVQDVARFLFLKKMDGQSIGGAGELSGWLKRTQNGDGGFGFFPGTTSFLENCHAGLAALSLLGARPDDPANLRAFIVSCQTGRGGFGRSPRAAPFLDASWHGIAGLRLLAELEAGSVGGVGDIAGRQNSLTLSV; translated from the coding sequence ATGGCTCGTCAGGTTGATCATGGTGCCCTCAGGGATTTCGTGGCCAAGCGGCGCAAGGAGAGTGGCGGCTATGGCGCGACGCCGAGGCTGCCCGCCACCATCCAGGACACCTTTCAGGCGGTCGCCCTGACCATGGTGCTGGGGGATGCGGTGCCCACCCCCCAAGCGGAACCTGCCCTGGCCGACTATCTTGCCCGGATGCTGGCGGTGCCCTGGCTGGGAATCGACACCACCTTCCGTCTTCTCACCACCTGCCATATCTGCGGCGTTGCCATCGATGGAGCGCGGGTCCGCGCCCATCTTGCCGCCTGCCTGAGCTCTGACACCTCGCTGGCCACCCGCTATTATGTGCGCCGCATCGCCAGGGAGATCCTGGCAGAGGAGCTGGACCTTCCCGGCTTGCAACGGTCGTTGTTCTTGCCTGCGCCCTGCGCGGTGCAGGATGTGGCCCGGTTTCTCTTTTTAAAAAAGATGGATGGTCAGTCGATTGGGGGGGCGGGTGAGCTCTCCGGCTGGCTTAAGCGCACGCAGAACGGTGACGGCGGCTTCGGCTTTTTCCCGGGCACTACTTCTTTTCTTGAGAATTGCCATGCCGGGCTTGCGGCTTTGAGCCTTTTGGGCGCAAGACCCGATGATCCGGCCAACCTCAGGGCCTTTATCGTCAGCTGTCAGACCGGAAGAGGCGGCTTTGGCCGGAGCCCGCGGGCGGCCCCTTTTCTTGACGCCTCCTGGCATGGGATCGCCGGTCTGCGGTTGCTGGCGGAGCTGGAAGCAGGTTCCGTTGGAGGGGTGGGGGATATTGCAGGCCGGCAAAACAGCCTGACCCTTTCCGTTTAA
- a CDS encoding sulfite exporter TauE/SafE family protein, translated as MYFPIANIEVNPLVPPLVAFGISLFTSMGGVSGAFLLLPFQVSVLGFTSPAVSSTNQLFNIVAIPSGVYRYLKEGRMLWPLTWVVIIGTLPGVLVGAILRIKYLPDPKNFKLFAGAVLLYMGGRLLQDLLGKKRNPDAPTVEERFHQERKNSAQTTGSATDLPANRVTVRQWTPTRIVFEFYGETFTVNGVGLMALSLVVGMVGGVYGIGGGAIIAPFLVSFFGLPIYTVAGASLMGTFVTSVAGVLFYQLLAPHYPGMVIAPDWLLGLLFGVGGFAGMYCGARLQRFVPAKFIKWILVVCLLSTAGKYIWGFLF; from the coding sequence ATGTATTTCCCCATTGCCAATATCGAGGTCAACCCGCTAGTGCCGCCGCTGGTCGCCTTCGGGATCTCCCTGTTCACCTCCATGGGCGGGGTGAGCGGCGCCTTCCTGCTCCTGCCCTTCCAGGTCAGCGTTTTGGGCTTCACCAGCCCGGCGGTGAGCTCGACCAACCAGTTGTTCAACATCGTCGCCATTCCCAGCGGCGTCTACCGCTACCTCAAAGAGGGGCGGATGCTCTGGCCCCTGACCTGGGTGGTGATCATCGGCACCCTGCCCGGGGTGCTGGTCGGGGCCATCCTCCGGATCAAATACCTGCCCGACCCGAAAAACTTCAAGCTCTTTGCCGGCGCGGTCCTCCTCTACATGGGCGGCCGGCTGCTGCAGGACCTGCTGGGGAAAAAAAGAAACCCGGATGCGCCCACGGTGGAGGAGCGGTTCCACCAGGAACGCAAAAACAGCGCCCAAACAACAGGAAGCGCGACAGACTTGCCGGCAAACCGGGTCACGGTCCGCCAATGGACCCCCACCCGGATCGTCTTCGAGTTTTACGGGGAAACCTTCACCGTCAACGGAGTGGGCCTCATGGCCTTGAGCCTGGTGGTCGGCATGGTGGGAGGGGTGTACGGCATCGGGGGCGGCGCGATCATTGCCCCGTTTTTGGTCAGCTTCTTCGGACTGCCCATCTATACCGTGGCCGGCGCCTCGCTGATGGGCACCTTTGTCACCTCGGTGGCTGGGGTCCTCTTTTACCAGCTCCTTGCCCCCCACTACCCGGGCATGGTCATCGCTCCGGACTGGCTGCTGGGACTGCTTTTCGGGGTGGGAGGATTTGCGGGCATGTACTGCGGGGCACGGCTGCAACGGTTCGTGCCGGCAAAATTCATCAAATGGATACTGGTCGTCTGCCTGCTCAGTACGGCAGGAAAGTATATCTGGGGATTCCTCTTTTAA
- the chrA gene encoding chromate efflux transporter, producing the protein MNDLHQKPVSPPPTLPRLFAVFLRLGATAFGGPAMIAYIRELAVEREHWLHKQTFQEGVALCQTIPGATAMQVAAYVGLRVRGVRGAITGYLGFGLPAFFLMTALSAFYSRTHSLPAVIAAFSGLQAIIVAIVANAAISFGKTALSGWKTWSIALAAAGLFWLAAHPALILFLAALLGMTLNSGQPTAPQTEPRTPLPSTARALLFLLAATTAGFALLAFFRHDLAQLALLMARVDLMAFGGGFASVPLLFHEIVVTRAWLNAPTFLDGIALGQLTPGPIVITATFVGYLRHGLFGALIATVAMFLPSLLLLIGTAPYFARMRTSRWFNHAVDGVLCSFVGLLCTVTIRLALHVHWDWPHRLLAAAAFGALLMKIDLLWVVFAGAMLAMLLF; encoded by the coding sequence ATGAACGATCTTCATCAAAAACCTGTCTCTCCGCCACCGACATTGCCCCGGTTGTTCGCCGTCTTTTTACGCCTGGGAGCAACCGCCTTCGGCGGCCCGGCCATGATCGCCTATATCCGTGAGCTGGCTGTCGAGCGGGAACACTGGCTGCATAAACAAACCTTCCAGGAAGGCGTGGCCCTTTGCCAGACGATTCCCGGCGCCACCGCCATGCAGGTCGCGGCCTACGTCGGCCTGCGGGTCCGGGGCGTGCGGGGGGCCATCACCGGCTACCTCGGCTTCGGATTGCCTGCTTTTTTCCTCATGACAGCGCTTTCGGCCTTCTACAGCCGCACCCATTCGCTTCCCGCCGTAATTGCCGCTTTCAGCGGCCTACAGGCCATCATTGTCGCCATCGTGGCCAATGCCGCCATCTCCTTTGGCAAAACCGCTCTTTCCGGCTGGAAAACCTGGAGCATCGCCCTCGCTGCCGCAGGGCTGTTTTGGCTTGCTGCCCATCCGGCTTTGATCCTGTTCCTTGCCGCTCTTTTGGGCATGACCTTGAACTCCGGGCAGCCAACCGCGCCGCAGACAGAACCCCGGACACCCCTACCCTCCACCGCCCGTGCGCTTCTTTTCCTGCTGGCAGCCACTACCGCAGGTTTTGCCCTGCTTGCTTTCTTTCGCCACGATCTCGCGCAACTGGCCCTGCTCATGGCCAGGGTCGACCTCATGGCTTTTGGCGGCGGCTTTGCCTCGGTGCCCCTCCTGTTCCATGAAATCGTCGTGACCCGCGCCTGGCTGAATGCCCCGACCTTTCTGGACGGCATCGCCCTGGGCCAACTCACCCCCGGCCCCATCGTGATCACGGCAACCTTTGTCGGTTACCTGCGCCATGGCCTTTTCGGCGCGCTGATCGCCACGGTGGCCATGTTCCTCCCCTCCCTGTTGCTGCTGATCGGCACCGCGCCCTACTTTGCCCGGATGCGCACCTCCCGCTGGTTCAACCATGCCGTTGACGGCGTTCTCTGCTCCTTTGTCGGCCTGCTCTGCACCGTTACCATCCGCCTTGCCCTGCACGTCCACTGGGACTGGCCTCACCGGCTTCTCGCCGCTGCGGCCTTCGGAGCCCTGCTCATGAAAATCGATCTGCTCTGGGTGGTTTTTGCAGGCGCCATGTTGGCCATGCTCCTTTTTTAG
- a CDS encoding cation:proton antiporter has translation MLCQWLAWRVKLPAILFLLFAGIIAGPFTGWLNSDALFGDLLFPFISLSVAVILFEGSLTLRFHQLAGLGQVVRRMITFGVLVTWLITAAATRLVFDFPWPLALLFGAITSVTGPTVIVPMLRTVRPSAAVANILRWEGIVIDPIGATLAVLVYEFILAGSSGNALGHTLLAFAKLIGIGLCLGSLSGYLYGNILRRHWLPEFLHNVATLGLVIFVFALSNTVQEESGLLTVTVMGIWLANMRDVSLEEILDFKESLSVLLITVLFIVLAARLDFQRFFHLGWQVAFIFLSIQFLSRPLSVMVSALGSKLSWPERHLLAWIAPRGIVAAAISALFAIKLEAAGYHGAELLVPLTFSVIIGTVVLQSGTARFIAKRLGVAEPDPRGFLLIGANLVARAIGKGLQQAGFRVLLVDSDWEKISGARLEGLETYYGEPVSEHADRNLDLVGIGTLLALSPRGSLNALSCMHYRMELGAKAVYAIQAASDLEMSKERQTASRRHWRVLFGPEVTFSSLAKALNHDGWKIHSTTLSQTFDFAAYQQQYGQGAIPLFAVSPKGKIEVFTVEQVLHPQPGWTIIALVADAEGSNSVGNA, from the coding sequence ATGCTCTGTCAGTGGCTCGCCTGGCGGGTAAAGCTGCCCGCCATTCTTTTTCTGCTCTTTGCCGGGATCATTGCCGGGCCGTTTACCGGCTGGCTCAACTCCGACGCCCTGTTCGGCGACCTGCTTTTTCCCTTTATCTCCCTTTCCGTGGCGGTGATCCTTTTCGAGGGCAGCCTCACCCTGCGCTTCCACCAGCTTGCCGGGCTGGGGCAGGTGGTCCGCCGGATGATCACCTTCGGGGTCTTGGTCACCTGGCTGATCACCGCTGCCGCCACCCGGTTGGTCTTTGATTTTCCCTGGCCATTGGCCCTGCTTTTTGGCGCGATCACCTCGGTGACCGGCCCCACCGTGATCGTGCCCATGCTGCGCACGGTGAGGCCCAGCGCGGCAGTGGCCAATATTCTCCGCTGGGAAGGGATTGTCATCGATCCCATCGGCGCGACCCTGGCTGTTTTGGTCTATGAGTTCATCCTCGCCGGCAGCAGCGGCAACGCCCTGGGCCATACCCTGCTCGCCTTTGCCAAACTCATCGGCATCGGCCTTTGTCTCGGCTCTCTGAGCGGCTATCTCTACGGCAATATCTTAAGGCGTCATTGGCTGCCGGAGTTTCTCCACAACGTGGCCACCCTGGGGCTGGTCATCTTCGTCTTTGCCTTGTCCAACACCGTTCAGGAGGAATCCGGTCTGCTCACCGTGACGGTCATGGGGATCTGGCTGGCCAACATGCGGGATGTCTCCCTGGAGGAGATCCTGGATTTCAAGGAGAGCTTGAGCGTTCTCCTCATCACCGTCTTGTTTATCGTCCTGGCTGCGCGTCTTGATTTTCAGCGGTTTTTTCATCTCGGCTGGCAGGTGGCGTTCATCTTCCTCTCCATCCAGTTCCTTTCCCGCCCCTTGAGTGTGATGGTCTCGGCCCTCGGCTCGAAGCTGAGCTGGCCGGAGCGGCATCTTTTGGCCTGGATTGCGCCGCGCGGGATCGTGGCCGCCGCCATCTCGGCCCTTTTTGCCATCAAACTAGAAGCGGCGGGGTACCACGGGGCTGAGTTGCTGGTGCCCCTGACCTTTTCGGTGATCATCGGCACCGTAGTGCTGCAGAGCGGTACCGCCCGATTCATCGCCAAGCGGCTTGGGGTGGCGGAGCCGGACCCCCGGGGATTTTTGCTCATCGGCGCGAATCTGGTGGCGAGAGCCATTGGCAAGGGTTTGCAGCAGGCGGGTTTTCGGGTCTTGCTTGTTGACAGCGACTGGGAGAAGATCAGCGGTGCTAGGCTGGAGGGGTTGGAAACCTATTACGGGGAGCCGGTTTCCGAGCACGCGGATCGTAATCTCGATCTGGTCGGGATCGGCACCCTCCTGGCCCTTTCCCCGCGCGGTTCGCTCAATGCCCTTTCCTGCATGCATTACCGGATGGAGTTGGGTGCCAAGGCTGTTTATGCGATCCAGGCGGCGTCGGATCTGGAGATGAGCAAGGAGCGCCAGACGGCCTCCCGGCGGCATTGGCGGGTTCTTTTCGGCCCGGAGGTTACCTTTTCCAGCCTGGCCAAGGCGCTGAATCATGACGGCTGGAAGATACACTCCACCACCCTCAGTCAGACCTTTGATTTTGCGGCCTATCAGCAGCAATACGGGCAGGGCGCGATTCCGCTTTTTGCGGTGAGTCCCAAGGGGAAGATCGAGGTGTTTACCGTGGAGCAGGTGTTGCATCCGCAGCCGGGCTGGACCATTATCGCCTTGGTGGCGGATGCGGAGGGGAGCAATTCGGTCGGCAATGCTTGA
- a CDS encoding DUF190 domain-containing protein, translating to MELPSEAELLRIFIGETTKLGQRPLYEIIVEEARKRGLAGATVTRGIMGFGKNSRIHTAKILRLSEDLPLIVEIVDKPERIAAFLPELDKMLDKGMVTLEKIRVIAYRNKETA from the coding sequence ATGGAACTCCCCTCGGAAGCGGAACTGCTCCGCATCTTCATCGGCGAAACCACCAAGCTCGGTCAGCGGCCGCTCTATGAAATCATTGTCGAGGAGGCGCGCAAGCGCGGCCTGGCCGGGGCCACGGTCACCCGGGGGATCATGGGCTTCGGCAAGAACAGCCGTATCCACACCGCCAAGATCCTGCGCCTCTCCGAGGATCTGCCCCTGATTGTCGAGATCGTTGACAAACCGGAGCGCATCGCCGCCTTTCTCCCGGAGCTCGACAAGATGCTCGATAAGGGCATGGTTACCCTGGAAAAGATCCGGGTGATCGCCTACCGGAACAAGGAAACCGCGTAA